Part of the SAR324 cluster bacterium genome is shown below.
ATTATTTATCAACTCTCATATCCAATTTAACTAACTCGTACAAGGTGGCCCCCATCAATTCGGCAAACTGACAGAATTTCTTGGATTTTTTCACTCATACTTACCCAATAAAGTAGACTTATCGATTTTATAATGTATATAAAATGAATGCGAACATATTTTGAGTTCGTGGGCTCTGCTTCATTGTTACGGGTGAAGTTGGGGTTAACATTTCTCCTATTTAGTAACCACGCGGCATTGCCCGCTATTGTCCAGGAGTTAGAATGAAGAAAATTATCTCTATCTTGAGCTTAGTCTTACTAGCAACTGTAGCGACTGTGCAGGCTGCTGATGAGGTTAGATTGCGACTGAACTGGATGTATTATGGTTCCCATGCAGGTTTTGCATATGGCAAGGATAAGGGCTTGTACAAAGCAGCCGGGATTGATCTCGATATTCGCTCTGGCAACGGTTCATCCTCAGCACACCGACTTGTAGCGAATAAAGATAGCCATTTTGCTTACGGATCTTGTGCAGCAATGGTAAATTTAGCTGCCAAGGGAGCTCCAATTGTTTCTGTCGCAGTAATTGATGCAACCGGTACAGAAGCGATTCTCGTTAGACCGGATAGTGGAGTGAAAACTGTTCAAGATCTAAAAGGAAAGAAAATTTTGACGACAGCCAATGCAGGAGTGAATACCTTCTTCCCGCTCGTTCTTCAGAACAACGGCATGTCAGTCAGTGATGTCAACTTGACCAATGTGCCTGATGGTGCCTTGGTTTCAAGCTACCTCCAAGGTTCAGGGGGATCTGTAGCTATCCTCGGGGGATTGGATGACAAGCCAGCTGAAATCAAAGCCAATGGTGGTGATGATCCTGTTGCCTTTGCCTATTCCGATTATGGTGTGAATCAGGTTGGATATTGTATTTCCACACATCAGGACACTCTCGAAAACAATCCTGGATTAGTCGAGCGCTTTGTCCGTGCCTCTGTGATTGCCTACAAGGAAACCGAGAAAAATCCAGATATGGCAGTTCAGTCAATGGCTGACATTGTAGGTGGTACCATGGCAGAAGAGGCAGGCGTTGCCCAAGCTCGATCGGTCTTGGATGTGACCTTAGGCATCCTTTATTCAAAGGAGAACACCAGCCGAAAGCTTGGTTATCATGTTGCTTCTGACTGGGAAGACATGATTTCATTGATGAAAGAATTTAATGATTTAAAGACTAGCGATCCATCCTCCGCCTTCTACACAAATCAGTTCATTCCATAATAACTTTCAATAATATTGGGAGGCATTCAAACCTCCCATCATCCTCCTAAGTTCCTTTTGAACACGGCGATTCAAATTCAGGGAGTTTCAAAAGTCTTTACGACTGATGATGGCCCCCTTGTCGCTTTTGGCCCCGCTGACCTAGACATCCAAGAAGGTGAGTTTGTTTCACTGCTTGGTCCCTCCGGTTGCGGAAAATCCACATTGCTAATGATGCTAGCTGGTTTGGAAAAACCATCATCAGGGAAAATCTCTTTGAACCAGACCCCAGTCCGTTCTCCGAGAAATGACATCGGGGTCATGTTCCAAGAAAGCACGCTTGTGCCCTGGCGGACCGTATTGGGGAATATCGAATTACAGTTAGAATTGAGAGGGGAGAGACCAGAAAATTTTCGTGAGAAAATCGATTCTTTGCTGAATTCCGTCTCTCTGAAGGGTATGGAGCAGAGGATGCCCCATGAACTTTCTGGCGGGATGCAGCAAAGAGCTGCACTATGCCAAGCTTTGATTCATCAACCTCAGACACTTTTACTGGATGAACCCCTTGGCAAGTTGGATGCGATGACTCGTGAAAATATTCGAGGAGATTTGCAGAAGCTATGGCTCGACAAAAAACCAACTGTCGTGATGGTAACGCATAGCATTGAAGAAGCTGTGCAGATGTCAACTCGGGTCTATCTGATCAGCCCGCGTCCTGGAAAAATCGATAAAGTTGTTGATATTGAAATGGACTACCCAAGGAACCTGGCAGTCAAACAGGATCCAAGATTTATTCAGTATATTGGGGACATACACTCTGTCTTTCACGGATACGGGGTGCTATGAGTGAAAAAGCATTGAATCGCCTGGTTCGATGGATCTCTGAATCCTGGATGATGTTTGCCTTCTTCGCATGCTTCTTCCTATTGTGGGAGTGGTCGATAGATTGGTTTGAGGTCCCCAAATATATTCTCAACAAGCCCTCTGAAATCATCACAAATTCCGCTGCAGACCTGCCGCGCTTGATGCAGTACACCTACATCACTGGATTAGAAACTGTTCTGGGGTTTGTGGTTGCAATCTGCCTAGCAATTCCCATTGGAGTGGCGATTACCTTTTCGAACATCCTGCGGAAAACTTTATATCCATTCCTAGTCAGCGTGGAAATGGTCCCCAAGATTGCTTTTGCCCCTCTATTCATTTCCTGGCTGGGTTTTGGCCTGCTTCCCAAAGTGATTATTGTCTTTTTGGTCTGTTTCTTCCCAATTGTTTTGAATGCGATTCTTGCCTTTGGCTCATTGAGTCAGGAACTGGATCGGTTTTCCCAAATCACTGGTTCCTCTAAAATCAAAATTTTCCTTAAGATTCGCATCCCCTTTGCTCTACCCCAATGTTTTGTGGGCATCAAGTATGCTGCCATCAATGCGACTGTTGGGGCCGCCATTGCAGAATTCATAGGTAGTGACCAAGGCCTCGGCTTCTACATTCAAATTGTCACTGGGAACATGAGACCTGATTTAGCTTTCGCTGGAATATTTCTTTTGACTCTTTTGGGACTTGGCCTTTTTGGGATTGTTACTCTTGTGGAGCGGCTGATGATTCCTTGGCATATTTCACAAAGAAGAGGCTAACACATGAGCTTTCCGGAAGACTTCTTACACATCTGCCAAGATGACTTCTCAGGAATTTTAAGGGGGAAAACCCTTTGTCATCCCACGGAAAAACCGATTCAAGACTGCAAAACAGGTTGGATTCCAAGCAACGCACTGATTACTTTTTTTGGCGCCCTTACCCCTTTACCAGACGTGGAGGTCGGTGATCTACAATTTGTTCCAGCTCTAGAAAAACCAATTAGCATTAAAAGTGAGGATGGGCTGATAAATAGCCGATTGCTCTTTGGTAAATTTCTTAACCTTGATGGTTCACCGTGGGGTTCTTGTACACGAAGCATTTTGGAGGATGCCCTTCATCAACTTCGAACAAAATATGAACTGGAACTCGAAATCGGTATCGAGTTGGAATTTTATCTATTGGACAACTCGCGCAGCTATTTAAATGCTTACTCTCTTGAATCCTTTATTGAGGAAGAAAAATTTCTTGCTGAGTACGCAGAATTACTGATTAGTTCTGGTGTGGGATTGAAGTCCATTCACTCTGAGAATGGTACTTCTCAATACGAATTGGCGATCAATCGCAATTCTCCAATGGAAGCAGCAGATCAAATGGTGCTGACTAAAGCAATTGGTCAGATTCTCGCCACCAAGCGGAAGCGGCATCTATCATTTTCACCTATTGTTGATCAGGCCAAGGTAGGCAGCGGACTGCACATTCATTTTTCGTTACGCAAGTTGAATGGACAACCCTGTAATCTCGGAGCTAACGGGAAGGTTTCTGAACTGGCAGGAGCTTTCCTAAATGGATTGCTTGGTCATCTTGGAGGCCTGCTCGCTTTCACATCACCCAGTGTGATCTCACCGATGCGCTATAAACCACCCCGTTGGACAGCCTACTACAACAATTTTGCAGTAGCTGACCGAAAGGCCGCGATTAGAATGACACAGATCGGGGAGGGTGATCAGGCAACTCATTTCGAAATGAGAACAGCAGATGCCAGTGCAAATGCCTATCTCATGCTTGCCGGGATGATTCACGCTGGCATGCTGGGATTGGCAAAAAACATCACAGAAGTCCCGATTGTACCCACATCCAGTGCTCAAAAGAGCCAGCATCCTAATATTCAACGTTTGCCTGAAACGCTAGAGGATTGTCTTCACCAACTTGAGCACGATGTAGACTTCATCAAGAAATTCGACCAAGAATTCTTGCGTAGCTATCTGGCTGTCAAGCACTATGAAATTCGTCTTCTTCATGAAAGAAGTGAGGCAGAGTTGATTCAACTTCACACCAAACACTATTGAACTATGGATTACACCCAATTAAAAAAAGACCTTGAGGGTCTGTACATCACAATTCCGACATTGTTCAACGATCCCGACATGACCATCAATCAAGACGGAATCAGGCAACATATTACTTTCTTGAGAAATAACGGGATCAATCGAAAAAATGCGGTGCTGCTGGCCGGAGGTGCAGCAGGGGATTTTTCTACAATGAGTTTTGAGGAGCGAGTTCAAGTTGCCAGAATTGTCAAAGATGCTGCTGGAGACATCCCTGTCGCAGTGGGAGCTCAGACAACCAGCACATTTGAACTTGTACGACTAGCCCAGGTGGCTGAGGAAATTGGAGCTTCATTTATCCAGGTTTCCTGCCCGTTCTACTTTAACCATACTCAGGATGATTTTTATGAGCACATCTTGGCTGTCAGCCGCTCAGCGAAGATTGGTCTGATCATCTACAACACCTTCTGGACAAGTGCTGAAGTGTCTTTTGGGATGGTGGAGAGGCTGATTGAAATTCCCCAACTCGTTGGTCTCAAATGGGCTACAAAAAGGTCCGTTGCGATGGAATTTGAAGATGTTGTCCAGACCTTCTCATCCAAGTTGACAGTCATTGACAATGACCTCCTGTTCCCCATCAGTCATATGCTGGGCGCAAAGGCTTTCGAAGTTCACCTTTGCAATCACTGGCCAGAGTGGGGTGTCAAGTTGTTGGCTACCTTGGAAGCCGGTGACTATAAGCAAGTGGAACTGGACATGATTAAAGAGGCTTTGCCATACTATCGACTATGGAAAAAAATTGAACAGACATACACAGTCGGAGATGGCTTTGTCGATAAACTTTGTATGGAGCTGATCGGGCTCCCATCGAGCCGTTGCCGTCCACCCACAAGGGACATTCGGGAACAATACCGTGAAGAAGCACGCCAAATGTTGATTCAATGTGGGACCCCAAGAGTGGTTACTGCATGAAAGTTTACTCTTATCAAAAGCTTGATGAACAACAGCAAGAGCGATTGCAAAGAATTCAGGGGGTGCAGCAAGCCTGTTTTTACCAAGGAAATGGAAACGAGACTGATCCTCCTGTAGATTTTATCGAATCTTCTATTTGCTTTGGGAATCCCCCAGCAGATTGGTTGCCGCATGCCAATCAAATGAAGTGGATTCAATTGATCTCAGTAGGTTTTGGAGAGTACTTGCCGTATGCCCAACTTATTCAGCAAAAGGATCTGACGATCACAAATCTCAAGGGTTTCTTTAGAGTCCCTGTAGCTGAATCCATCCTGGGTGGGATTTTTTCGCTTTATCGCCAGTTGAATCAACTTAGACAGCTACAAACGGAAAGGAAATGGGCTGGGGATGACTTGCGTGAATCACTGAGAACATTGATGGGAAGAAAGGTCGTTCTAATCGGTAGAGGGGCGATCCATCAGCAATTAATTGCCTACCTGGCACCTTTCAAGTGCGAGATTTCCGTGTTTGGCAGTGACTACAACTCAGTTCAATTAGACCAAGCACTAAACCAAGCTGACATCCTGGTCTGTGCGGTACCTGCTACTCCAAAGACCAACCATATTTTACACTCTGAACGCCTAGCTCTACTTCCCAAAAATGCGATTTTTTTGAATTTTGGTCGTAGCAATATTGTTGATACACCTGCGTTGATCCAGATGCTGGAGACAGAACAGTTGGCTGGGGCTGTGCTAGATGTCACTGATGATGAGCCTTTAGGTCCGAA
Proteins encoded:
- a CDS encoding D-2-hydroxyacid dehydrogenase — its product is MKVYSYQKLDEQQQERLQRIQGVQQACFYQGNGNETDPPVDFIESSICFGNPPADWLPHANQMKWIQLISVGFGEYLPYAQLIQQKDLTITNLKGFFRVPVAESILGGIFSLYRQLNQLRQLQTERKWAGDDLRESLRTLMGRKVVLIGRGAIHQQLIAYLAPFKCEISVFGSDYNSVQLDQALNQADILVCAVPATPKTNHILHSERLALLPKNAIFLNFGRSNIVDTPALIQMLETEQLAGAVLDVTDDEPLGPKDPLWTTPNLLLTQHTSGGMPQETDRKLDFFDNNLQRHRKGEELINEIDLSKGY
- a CDS encoding ABC transporter permease — encoded protein: MSEKALNRLVRWISESWMMFAFFACFFLLWEWSIDWFEVPKYILNKPSEIITNSAADLPRLMQYTYITGLETVLGFVVAICLAIPIGVAITFSNILRKTLYPFLVSVEMVPKIAFAPLFISWLGFGLLPKVIIVFLVCFFPIVLNAILAFGSLSQELDRFSQITGSSKIKIFLKIRIPFALPQCFVGIKYAAINATVGAAIAEFIGSDQGLGFYIQIVTGNMRPDLAFAGIFLLTLLGLGLFGIVTLVERLMIPWHISQRRG
- a CDS encoding ABC transporter substrate-binding protein; protein product: MKKIISILSLVLLATVATVQAADEVRLRLNWMYYGSHAGFAYGKDKGLYKAAGIDLDIRSGNGSSSAHRLVANKDSHFAYGSCAAMVNLAAKGAPIVSVAVIDATGTEAILVRPDSGVKTVQDLKGKKILTTANAGVNTFFPLVLQNNGMSVSDVNLTNVPDGALVSSYLQGSGGSVAILGGLDDKPAEIKANGGDDPVAFAYSDYGVNQVGYCISTHQDTLENNPGLVERFVRASVIAYKETEKNPDMAVQSMADIVGGTMAEEAGVAQARSVLDVTLGILYSKENTSRKLGYHVASDWEDMISLMKEFNDLKTSDPSSAFYTNQFIP
- a CDS encoding ABC transporter ATP-binding protein, with product MNTAIQIQGVSKVFTTDDGPLVAFGPADLDIQEGEFVSLLGPSGCGKSTLLMMLAGLEKPSSGKISLNQTPVRSPRNDIGVMFQESTLVPWRTVLGNIELQLELRGERPENFREKIDSLLNSVSLKGMEQRMPHELSGGMQQRAALCQALIHQPQTLLLDEPLGKLDAMTRENIRGDLQKLWLDKKPTVVMVTHSIEEAVQMSTRVYLISPRPGKIDKVVDIEMDYPRNLAVKQDPRFIQYIGDIHSVFHGYGVL
- a CDS encoding dihydrodipicolinate synthase family protein, which produces MDYTQLKKDLEGLYITIPTLFNDPDMTINQDGIRQHITFLRNNGINRKNAVLLAGGAAGDFSTMSFEERVQVARIVKDAAGDIPVAVGAQTTSTFELVRLAQVAEEIGASFIQVSCPFYFNHTQDDFYEHILAVSRSAKIGLIIYNTFWTSAEVSFGMVERLIEIPQLVGLKWATKRSVAMEFEDVVQTFSSKLTVIDNDLLFPISHMLGAKAFEVHLCNHWPEWGVKLLATLEAGDYKQVELDMIKEALPYYRLWKKIEQTYTVGDGFVDKLCMELIGLPSSRCRPPTRDIREQYREEARQMLIQCGTPRVVTA